A part of Haladaptatus caseinilyticus genomic DNA contains:
- the leuS gene encoding leucine--tRNA ligase yields MSEEEYDHAAIERRWQEVWDEREAYRTSDNATDPTYVLGMFPYPSGKLHMGHVRNYTITDAFERYRRMCGDDVLHPMGWDSFGLPAENAAKERDTDPREWTLDCIDTMRGQMKSMGFGYDWDREITTCEPEYYRWNQWLFQRFHDEGLVERKAAEVNWCPSCQTVLADEQVEGEDDHCWRCETVVEQRELDQWTLAITEYADELLEAIDELDGWPDSVRQMQRNWIGKNEGTALEFSVEGYGPVEAFTTRVDTVFGAAFFALAPDHSIAQELANEDDGIRRFIEEEADPDGDEPNGVETGLTATNPATGEELPVFVADFVLSDVGTGALMGVPGHDDRDHVFASKMGVNITPVVAPESDEPEAPDVSESAFTEDGVLVNSDEYSGLTSAEARERLTADIESATFHTQYRLRDWLISRQRYWGTPIPVIHCDDCGPVMVPEDELPVELPEFVNTTGNPLDAAEEWKHVECPDCGADATRETDTMDTFIDSSWYYLRYISPDFEDAPFETDRANDWMPVDQYVGGIEHAVMHLLYARFVTKAISDLGMLDHREPFTNLLAQGMVQLEGEKMSKSKGNTVSPQRIVEEYGADTARLFMMQAAQPERDFDWSEEGVRSTNRFLTRLKATVDDFDPAAADGEDDSVARYVRREIDTAVAVATDEYEELTFNVALREAQDLVGTLRTYQEFTDVHAPTFERGLTVATKLLAPVTPHIAEELYDELGHDGLVVDAEWPSSDVEIDDAVERRQLIQNTREDVRNIVDVAGIEEPERVDVVVTPEWKYRAREIAITSDADNLISELMQEGEIREHGDVAASYGQDLQAEREALTHTLTPESEYEVLQQATWLIEQEFDAPVRILSAEEADDDVVRKAEPGRPAIDIQE; encoded by the coding sequence ATGTCTGAGGAGGAGTACGATCACGCGGCAATAGAACGGCGGTGGCAGGAAGTGTGGGATGAGAGAGAGGCGTATCGGACGTCTGACAATGCAACGGACCCAACGTACGTGCTGGGGATGTTTCCCTACCCATCAGGGAAGCTTCACATGGGTCACGTTCGTAACTACACGATCACAGACGCATTTGAACGATATCGGCGAATGTGCGGCGACGACGTACTACACCCGATGGGATGGGACTCGTTCGGTCTTCCCGCTGAGAACGCGGCCAAAGAGCGCGATACCGATCCTCGCGAATGGACGCTCGATTGCATCGATACGATGCGGGGTCAGATGAAGTCGATGGGATTCGGCTACGATTGGGACCGTGAAATTACCACGTGTGAACCAGAGTACTACCGGTGGAACCAGTGGCTCTTCCAACGGTTCCACGATGAGGGTCTCGTCGAGCGGAAAGCTGCGGAAGTGAACTGGTGTCCCTCCTGTCAGACGGTGCTTGCGGACGAGCAGGTCGAGGGCGAAGACGACCACTGTTGGCGATGTGAGACCGTCGTCGAACAGCGCGAGTTGGATCAGTGGACGCTCGCCATCACCGAGTATGCCGACGAACTGCTCGAAGCGATCGACGAGTTGGATGGTTGGCCGGACAGCGTCCGTCAGATGCAACGCAACTGGATCGGGAAAAACGAAGGAACTGCCTTGGAATTCTCCGTCGAAGGCTACGGGCCGGTCGAGGCATTTACCACCCGCGTGGACACCGTCTTCGGCGCGGCATTCTTCGCACTCGCTCCGGACCATTCCATCGCCCAAGAACTGGCCAACGAGGACGACGGGATACGCCGATTCATCGAAGAAGAGGCGGACCCCGATGGTGACGAACCGAACGGTGTCGAAACCGGGCTCACCGCCACGAACCCCGCGACCGGTGAGGAACTGCCGGTGTTCGTTGCCGACTTCGTGCTGTCGGACGTCGGAACGGGCGCGCTAATGGGTGTTCCGGGCCACGACGATCGAGACCACGTGTTCGCGTCGAAGATGGGTGTCAATATCACGCCCGTCGTCGCTCCCGAATCGGACGAACCGGAGGCACCGGACGTGAGCGAATCGGCATTCACCGAGGATGGCGTGCTGGTAAACAGCGACGAATACTCGGGACTGACGAGCGCGGAGGCGCGTGAGCGACTGACAGCGGACATCGAATCCGCGACATTCCACACGCAGTATCGCCTACGCGACTGGCTCATCTCCCGGCAGCGCTACTGGGGAACGCCCATCCCGGTCATCCACTGTGACGACTGTGGACCGGTCATGGTACCCGAAGATGAGTTGCCAGTCGAACTGCCCGAGTTCGTCAACACGACGGGCAATCCGCTCGACGCTGCTGAAGAGTGGAAACACGTCGAGTGTCCGGACTGCGGTGCCGATGCGACTCGCGAGACGGATACGATGGACACGTTCATCGATTCGTCGTGGTATTATCTGCGGTATATTTCGCCGGACTTCGAAGACGCGCCGTTCGAGACGGACCGTGCCAACGACTGGATGCCGGTGGACCAGTACGTGGGCGGTATCGAACACGCCGTGATGCACCTACTGTACGCCCGATTCGTCACAAAGGCTATCTCGGATCTCGGGATGTTGGACCATCGCGAGCCGTTCACGAACCTGCTCGCACAGGGAATGGTGCAACTGGAGGGGGAAAAGATGTCGAAATCAAAGGGGAACACCGTGTCGCCCCAGCGAATCGTCGAGGAATACGGTGCCGATACGGCTCGGCTCTTCATGATGCAAGCCGCACAGCCGGAGCGCGACTTCGACTGGTCCGAAGAGGGCGTTCGCTCCACGAACCGCTTTTTGACGCGGTTGAAAGCGACCGTAGACGACTTCGATCCCGCGGCCGCCGACGGTGAAGACGATTCCGTCGCAAGGTACGTCCGGAGAGAGATCGACACGGCAGTCGCCGTCGCCACCGACGAGTACGAGGAGTTGACGTTCAACGTGGCGCTCCGGGAAGCACAGGACCTCGTCGGAACACTGCGAACGTATCAGGAGTTTACCGACGTTCACGCTCCGACGTTCGAGCGTGGACTAACGGTAGCGACCAAACTGTTGGCCCCGGTGACGCCACATATCGCCGAGGAACTATACGACGAGCTCGGTCACGATGGCCTCGTCGTCGATGCCGAGTGGCCATCGTCCGACGTTGAGATAGACGATGCAGTCGAACGTCGTCAGTTGATACAGAATACCCGCGAGGACGTACGCAACATCGTTGACGTCGCCGGTATCGAGGAACCCGAGCGCGTTGATGTCGTCGTCACACCCGAATGGAAATACCGAGCTCGAGAGATTGCCATCACAAGCGATGCGGACAACCTCATCTCCGAGCTGATGCAAGAAGGGGAAATCCGTGAACACGGTGATGTCGCCGCCTCCTACGGACAGGATTTACAGGCCGAGCGCGAGGCGCTCACCCACACGTTGACGCCGGAGTCGGAGTACGAAGTGCTCCAGCAGGCGACGTGGTTGATCGAGCAGGAGTTCGACGCGCCGGTACGGATTCTCAGCGCGGAGGAGGCCGACGACGATGTCGTTCGAAAGGCCGAGCCGGGACGGCCCGCCATCGACATCCAAGAATAG
- a CDS encoding Rid family detoxifying hydrolase produces MEEVSTDAAPPSIGPFSQAILDGDRIYVSGQGPVDPETGDIVGETIGEQTARTLENIDAVLAAAGRSLDDVVKATVFVQDMADYDEINDVYAEYVSSPYPARSAVEVADLPIDIGVEIEVVASTRAEE; encoded by the coding sequence ATGGAGGAAGTCAGCACCGACGCCGCGCCGCCGAGTATCGGTCCGTTCTCGCAGGCGATTCTCGACGGCGACCGGATCTACGTCTCCGGTCAGGGACCGGTCGACCCGGAGACCGGCGACATCGTCGGGGAAACCATTGGCGAGCAGACGGCACGAACTCTCGAAAACATCGACGCAGTCCTTGCGGCGGCGGGGCGGTCACTCGATGACGTCGTAAAAGCGACCGTCTTCGTCCAAGATATGGCCGATTACGACGAGATTAACGATGTGTATGCGGAGTACGTCTCGTCACCGTATCCAGCTCGAAGCGCCGTCGAAGTGGCGGATTTACCCATCGATATCGGCGTCGAAATAGAGGTCGTTGCGAGCACTCGTGCGGAGGAGTAA
- a CDS encoding glucose 1-dehydrogenase: MKAVAVRRDEPGPQVVDVPKPQPTSDEALIRTLRVGIDGTDHEVIEGSHGGYPDDSDYQILGHEAVGVVEEPNGTRFAEGDLVVPTVRRPLGEPNEYFDRGEPDVAPDGTYLERGIVGAHGYMAEYFTSPAEFLVSVPDSFADTGFLVEPISNSEKAIEFAHASRSAFEWNPKSALVLGNGPLGLLTLAMLTEHNTFERTYCLGRRDRPDRTIEIIERLGATYVDSRETPVSDIPNVYGPMDFIYEATGYAPHVFETVSALAANGVATLLGIPSDHAFEVDGGRLHRELVLRNKALLGSVNSNVRHFEAAKTSLAEFPDWFTDELITGVYTPENADRAFETGDNVIKTVVEFDTL, translated from the coding sequence ATGAAAGCCGTTGCAGTTCGTCGTGATGAACCCGGACCACAGGTCGTGGACGTGCCGAAACCACAACCCACGTCGGATGAAGCATTAATACGGACGCTCAGGGTTGGCATCGACGGTACGGACCACGAGGTAATCGAAGGGAGTCATGGCGGGTATCCGGACGATTCGGACTACCAGATACTGGGTCACGAGGCGGTTGGTGTCGTCGAAGAGCCGAATGGAACCCGGTTCGCGGAGGGTGATCTCGTCGTCCCGACCGTTCGGCGACCATTGGGAGAACCGAACGAATATTTCGACCGCGGTGAACCGGATGTCGCTCCGGATGGCACGTATCTCGAACGGGGAATCGTCGGTGCACATGGCTATATGGCAGAGTACTTCACCAGCCCGGCGGAGTTTCTTGTCAGTGTTCCTGACTCCTTTGCCGACACGGGATTTCTGGTCGAACCCATCAGCAACTCCGAGAAGGCCATCGAGTTCGCTCACGCGAGTCGGTCCGCGTTCGAATGGAACCCGAAGTCCGCGCTCGTCCTCGGCAACGGGCCGCTGGGGTTACTAACGCTGGCGATGCTCACCGAACACAATACGTTCGAGCGAACGTACTGCCTCGGGCGTCGTGATCGACCCGATCGGACGATCGAAATCATCGAGCGACTCGGCGCGACGTACGTGGATTCGCGTGAAACCCCCGTCTCCGACATTCCGAACGTGTACGGGCCGATGGATTTCATCTACGAAGCAACGGGCTATGCACCACACGTCTTCGAGACGGTGAGCGCACTCGCGGCGAACGGTGTCGCCACGCTGCTCGGAATTCCGAGCGATCACGCGTTCGAAGTCGATGGCGGCCGCCTCCATCGAGAGTTAGTACTCCGGAACAAAGCACTACTCGGGAGCGTCAATTCGAACGTCCGCCATTTCGAGGCTGCAAAAACGTCGCTCGCGGAATTTCCGGACTGGTTTACGGACGAGTTGATTACCGGGGTGTACACCCCTGAAAATGCCGATCGGGCGTTCGAAACCGGCGACAACGTTATCAAAACTGTCGTCGAATTCGATACACTGTAG
- a CDS encoding aminotransferase class V-fold PLP-dependent enzyme yields MPRETIYEELGVPHVVNATGTKTRIGGSRIHPEAVEAMARASDAFVRLSDLQAKASELIAKATGADAGYVTSGASSALALGAAACIAADDLGVMARLPKTEGVPDEIVMPRTHRTGYDHALRAVGARIVDVGTNDRHLGTGSRNVEPWEIEDAIGEDTAAVAYMEKSYTEPPLDVVCEIAHDNDVPVIVDAAAELPPVSNLSTFTEAGADLVAFSGGKAIRGPQTTGILAGRQDLIESVAAQHLDMHAAEQVWEPAPALVDPTQLGGVPRQGIGRSMKVGKEELVGLIRALSLFIEEDHDARAAEWLDRSQRIAAELDTIDGFETSLTADDKTAVAPEVVVSVDAEAAGVTATDIVGGLRSEEPRVFVGADALPAGEFTVNPMCLTDDEATYAVERITAQAEP; encoded by the coding sequence ATGCCACGCGAGACTATCTACGAGGAGTTGGGCGTCCCACACGTCGTCAACGCGACCGGAACCAAAACGCGAATTGGCGGCAGTCGAATCCACCCAGAGGCCGTCGAGGCGATGGCTCGCGCATCGGACGCCTTCGTCCGTCTCTCCGACCTCCAGGCGAAAGCGAGCGAGTTGATCGCCAAGGCAACCGGTGCGGACGCAGGCTACGTCACGTCCGGTGCGTCGAGCGCGCTTGCGCTCGGCGCGGCCGCCTGCATCGCGGCTGATGACCTCGGTGTGATGGCGCGGCTACCGAAGACGGAGGGCGTGCCGGACGAAATCGTGATGCCCAGAACGCACCGAACGGGTTACGACCATGCACTCCGAGCGGTGGGCGCACGTATCGTAGATGTGGGAACGAATGACCGTCATCTCGGTACCGGATCGCGCAACGTCGAACCGTGGGAAATCGAAGACGCCATCGGCGAGGACACGGCGGCGGTCGCGTATATGGAGAAATCCTACACCGAACCACCACTCGACGTTGTCTGTGAAATCGCACACGACAACGACGTTCCGGTCATCGTGGATGCTGCCGCCGAACTGCCCCCGGTGAGCAACCTCTCGACGTTCACCGAAGCGGGCGCCGACCTCGTCGCGTTCAGCGGCGGTAAAGCGATTCGCGGCCCGCAAACCACCGGGATACTTGCCGGCCGTCAGGACTTGATCGAGTCGGTAGCCGCCCAGCATCTGGACATGCACGCCGCGGAGCAGGTGTGGGAACCGGCACCTGCACTCGTCGATCCGACCCAGCTCGGCGGCGTCCCTAGACAGGGAATCGGTCGCTCGATGAAAGTTGGCAAGGAGGAGCTCGTCGGGCTGATTCGTGCACTCTCGCTTTTCATCGAGGAGGATCATGATGCCCGCGCTGCCGAATGGCTCGACCGTTCGCAGCGAATCGCGGCCGAACTGGACACCATTGACGGTTTCGAAACCTCTCTTACAGCCGACGACAAAACTGCAGTCGCGCCGGAGGTCGTCGTGTCGGTAGATGCCGAGGCCGCAGGTGTCACGGCCACCGACATTGTCGGCGGCCTCCGCAGTGAGGAGCCCCGCGTTTTCGTCGGTGCCGACGCCCTTCCAGCGGGCGAGTTCACGGTGAATCCGATGTGTCTCACTGACGATGAAGCAACGTACGCTGTCGAACGAATCACGGCGCAGGCCGAACCATAG
- a CDS encoding PIG-L deacetylase family protein yields MSRESIRVLVVGAHPDDCDLKAGGIACKYSDNGHDVRFVSMTNGEAGHHGLGGRELIRRRYEEGKAAAAVADAEFETLDVPDGKLQPSLENRGRLIERIRQFRPDLVLTHRPNDYHPDHRYTAQLVRDAAYLVAVPKIRPGTPALDENPVFAYMSDTFERPYPFSPDVVIDIDDTADRKFKMLDCHESQMYEWLPSVEGTLGEVPDDPDERLEWLREGGLPHVEALSNVADRYRDDLVERYGADGEHVCYAEAFEASEYGKQLTADEKARLFPF; encoded by the coding sequence ATGTCGAGGGAATCAATACGGGTTCTCGTCGTCGGTGCTCATCCCGATGACTGCGACCTCAAAGCGGGCGGCATCGCGTGTAAATATTCCGACAACGGCCATGACGTACGCTTCGTTTCGATGACAAATGGCGAAGCTGGACACCACGGTCTCGGAGGTCGAGAGCTGATACGTCGCCGATACGAGGAAGGAAAAGCTGCAGCAGCAGTCGCTGATGCCGAGTTCGAGACGCTAGACGTTCCGGACGGGAAACTCCAACCATCGCTCGAAAATCGAGGGCGGCTCATCGAACGTATCCGCCAGTTTCGCCCCGACCTCGTCCTCACTCATCGTCCGAACGATTACCACCCGGACCACCGGTATACGGCACAGCTCGTCCGGGACGCGGCGTATTTAGTCGCGGTGCCGAAGATTCGTCCGGGAACGCCCGCACTCGACGAAAATCCCGTCTTTGCGTACATGAGTGATACATTCGAGCGTCCGTATCCCTTTTCGCCGGATGTCGTCATCGATATCGACGATACCGCCGATAGAAAGTTCAAGATGCTTGATTGCCACGAATCTCAGATGTACGAATGGTTGCCATCGGTCGAAGGGACGCTCGGCGAGGTTCCGGACGACCCCGACGAACGACTCGAGTGGTTACGCGAGGGTGGACTGCCGCATGTCGAGGCCCTTTCGAACGTAGCGGACCGCTACCGCGACGACCTCGTCGAACGATACGGTGCCGATGGCGAGCACGTTTGCTATGCGGAGGCGTTTGAAGCGAGCGAGTACGGTAAGCAACTCACTGCCGACGAGAAAGCACGATTGTTTCCGTTCTGA
- a CDS encoding mandelate racemase/muconate lactonizing enzyme family protein, whose translation MSITDVSAIPVEMGVKPLESELGLAPYVSNHDSVESVTRMLVKVKTDEGVTGWGEMLVGMKSAAVTKAVMDDVIAPELVGREVGEIRNFVESFYFPYVKVRPFLGAVETALWDAFGKQVGVPVHQLLGGKTRENVPIATCLGILGPEESRNYANRAVEHGFTTLKTKAGPDWREDVERIRAMHDEVDGELEFRLDPNQGWAFEDAVRVATRLEEEGILLQYLEQPVRIDTYGTYASLRNRVRTPIAVNEDTYFPRNLRYLLQADAIDVAVVDLVPAGGILRVREQVAMAANAGVSVSHHCGFDLGVKTAAMLHTVASTPGINLPPDSVYYGWDDYIIEEPFEVEDGALSVPDEPGLGITVDEEKVEQYRCD comes from the coding sequence ATGTCGATTACGGACGTGTCAGCCATCCCAGTAGAGATGGGCGTCAAACCACTCGAATCGGAACTTGGCCTCGCACCCTACGTGAGCAACCACGATAGTGTCGAATCGGTTACGAGAATGCTCGTCAAAGTCAAAACGGACGAGGGTGTGACCGGTTGGGGCGAGATGCTCGTCGGAATGAAATCCGCCGCGGTGACGAAAGCGGTCATGGACGACGTGATCGCTCCCGAACTCGTGGGTCGTGAGGTCGGCGAAATACGCAATTTCGTTGAGTCGTTTTACTTCCCATACGTGAAAGTCCGACCGTTCCTCGGAGCCGTCGAAACCGCACTCTGGGACGCGTTCGGCAAGCAGGTTGGTGTTCCTGTCCACCAACTACTTGGCGGCAAGACCCGCGAAAACGTACCAATAGCGACCTGTCTCGGCATCCTCGGCCCCGAAGAGTCACGCAATTACGCCAATCGAGCGGTCGAGCATGGATTCACGACGTTGAAAACGAAAGCCGGACCGGATTGGCGCGAGGACGTCGAACGGATTCGTGCGATGCACGACGAAGTGGATGGTGAATTGGAGTTTCGACTCGATCCCAATCAAGGATGGGCGTTCGAGGACGCGGTTCGCGTCGCTACTCGGCTCGAGGAGGAAGGGATCTTGCTCCAGTATCTGGAGCAACCGGTTCGAATCGATACGTATGGAACGTATGCCTCGCTCCGAAACCGTGTCCGAACGCCGATTGCAGTCAACGAGGATACCTACTTCCCGCGAAACCTCCGCTACCTACTCCAAGCCGACGCCATCGACGTAGCCGTCGTTGATCTCGTCCCTGCTGGTGGTATCCTCCGCGTCAGAGAGCAAGTCGCGATGGCGGCAAACGCGGGTGTCTCGGTATCACACCACTGTGGGTTCGACCTCGGCGTCAAGACTGCTGCCATGCTCCACACTGTAGCGAGCACGCCTGGAATCAATCTCCCCCCGGATAGCGTCTACTACGGATGGGATGACTACATCATCGAGGAGCCGTTCGAAGTCGAAGACGGAGCCCTTTCAGTGCCCGACGAACCGGGGCTCGGGATAACGGTGGACGAGGAGAAGGTAGAACAGTATCGATGTGATTGA
- a CDS encoding ABC transporter ATP-binding protein codes for MTDNRGEPLLSMQNVSVHFEKERLFGLAGSETVHAVDDVSLDLYENDIVALVGESGCGKTTLGKTAIGVQRPTDGRVLYRGQDIWETKESGGLFGGKQAEGEYSPQEIRRSLQMIHQDPGSSLNSNYTVESSLAEPLKRWQPEMSEADRRARIYGLLEYVGMSPAKDYAKRYPHQLSGGEQQRVALIRSLLMNPDLILADEAISALDVSLRAEMMDLMLELQEQFNTSYLYISHDLANAKHLTQRANGRIGIMYLGELVEIGTPEQIIHDPQHPYTKVLLWATSDLRNRSDSVPEPPVRSLDIPDPVDPPSGCRFHTRCPEARTACTKACPSLTDHDGDGRRTACFRHEDTHSYWQSEPLEDEKGSPPPSSAAESD; via the coding sequence ATGACAGACAACCGCGGTGAACCACTGTTGTCCATGCAAAACGTGAGCGTTCACTTTGAGAAAGAGCGCCTGTTCGGGCTCGCTGGTTCCGAAACCGTCCACGCCGTCGATGATGTAAGCCTCGACCTGTACGAGAACGATATCGTCGCCCTCGTTGGCGAATCCGGCTGTGGAAAGACGACGCTTGGTAAGACTGCTATCGGCGTTCAGCGTCCGACGGACGGTCGCGTGTTGTACCGAGGGCAGGACATTTGGGAGACGAAGGAGTCCGGTGGGCTGTTCGGCGGGAAACAGGCAGAGGGTGAGTACTCGCCCCAGGAAATACGGCGGTCGCTCCAGATGATTCACCAGGACCCCGGCAGTTCGTTGAACTCGAACTACACCGTCGAATCGAGTCTCGCCGAACCACTAAAACGCTGGCAACCGGAGATGAGCGAAGCCGACCGCCGTGCCCGGATCTACGGGTTGCTCGAGTACGTGGGAATGTCCCCAGCGAAGGATTACGCAAAGCGATATCCACACCAGCTTTCCGGCGGCGAACAGCAACGCGTTGCCCTCATTCGGTCTCTGTTGATGAATCCCGACCTCATCCTCGCGGACGAGGCCATCAGTGCGCTCGACGTATCGCTTCGTGCCGAGATGATGGACCTCATGCTCGAACTGCAAGAGCAGTTCAACACGTCCTATCTGTACATTTCACACGATCTCGCCAACGCAAAGCATCTCACACAGCGAGCGAATGGCCGAATCGGCATCATGTATCTCGGCGAACTCGTGGAAATCGGAACCCCCGAACAGATAATTCACGACCCACAGCATCCCTACACGAAGGTGTTGCTCTGGGCGACTTCCGATCTCCGAAATCGTTCTGATAGCGTCCCGGAACCGCCGGTTCGATCGCTCGATATTCCCGACCCCGTCGATCCACCGTCTGGATGTCGATTCCATACGCGCTGCCCAGAGGCGCGGACGGCGTGTACGAAGGCCTGCCCCTCACTCACTGACCACGATGGCGACGGACGACGAACGGCGTGCTTCCGGCACGAAGACACGCACAGTTATTGGCAGAGCGAACCGCTCGAAGACGAAAAAGGGTCCCCTCCCCCGAGCAGTGCGGCCGAAAGTGACTGA
- a CDS encoding ABC transporter ATP-binding protein → MATESRPTSDAEGPPDGDIILEIRDTSVSFSMDRGDSRVLRDVSIDVRAGEVLGVVGESGSGKSMLASAMLDAVVSPGQVEGEIIYHPPEGSPVDILSLSREELTKLRWNEISFVIQGAQSAFNPTMTIGSHFEETLRAHDADVAAGMEFARELLADLYLPIEQVLHSHPHELSGGMKQRALIALGLVLNPNVVVMDEPTAALDLLMQRSIISMLEDLQEKYDLTMVFVTHDLPLVADLADRLAVMYAFELVELGPTDDVLDHAAHPYTRALLNAVPNISDREMEVDGIDGSSPDPVTLPRGCSFNPRCPLADGMCTSENPQLRDVDSGHDVACFHWEEARETIPLLLDESTDSMESVTETHGGDRR, encoded by the coding sequence ATGGCGACTGAATCCCGCCCCACTTCAGATGCGGAGGGTCCGCCGGACGGAGACATTATCTTGGAGATACGGGATACCAGCGTCTCGTTCAGCATGGATCGCGGTGATTCTCGTGTCCTCCGTGATGTCAGCATCGACGTTCGCGCAGGCGAGGTGCTCGGCGTCGTCGGCGAAAGCGGTTCCGGAAAATCGATGCTTGCCTCTGCGATGTTGGATGCCGTCGTTTCGCCGGGACAAGTCGAGGGCGAGATCATCTATCATCCGCCGGAGGGTTCGCCGGTTGACATCCTTTCCCTTTCCCGTGAGGAACTCACGAAACTCCGCTGGAACGAGATTTCGTTCGTCATCCAGGGCGCTCAAAGCGCGTTCAATCCGACGATGACTATCGGTAGTCACTTCGAGGAGACACTCCGGGCACACGACGCCGATGTTGCGGCCGGTATGGAGTTCGCCCGAGAACTCCTCGCCGACCTCTATCTGCCCATCGAACAGGTATTGCACTCACATCCCCACGAGCTATCCGGCGGGATGAAACAGCGCGCCCTTATCGCGCTTGGCCTCGTTTTGAACCCGAACGTCGTCGTGATGGACGAACCGACCGCGGCACTCGACCTTCTCATGCAACGCTCCATCATCAGCATGTTGGAAGACCTGCAGGAAAAATACGACTTGACGATGGTATTCGTCACCCACGATCTGCCGTTGGTCGCCGACCTCGCGGACCGACTTGCGGTGATGTATGCATTCGAACTCGTCGAACTCGGTCCAACGGACGACGTTCTCGACCATGCAGCACACCCGTATACCCGTGCGTTGCTCAATGCTGTCCCGAACATCTCCGACCGCGAGATGGAAGTCGATGGTATCGATGGATCGAGTCCCGACCCCGTAACGCTTCCACGGGGGTGTTCGTTCAACCCACGATGCCCGCTCGCGGATGGGATGTGCACGTCGGAAAACCCACAGCTGCGGGATGTGGATTCCGGCCACGATGTCGCTTGTTTCCACTGGGAGGAAGCCCGTGAAACCATTCCGTTGCTGCTTGATGAATCGACGGATTCGATGGAAAGCGTTACTGAGACTCATGGGGGTGACCGGCGATGA